The Crocosphaera subtropica ATCC 51142 genome includes a window with the following:
- the psbA gene encoding photosystem II q(b) protein — protein MTNVFPRQKELDFGQLWSNFCEWITSTNQRLYIGWFGVLMIPTLLVATISFILAFLVAPPVDMEGIREPIIGSLLGGNNLISAAVIPTSAAIGLHFYPIWEAASIDEWLYNGGPYQLIICHFLIGIWCYLGRLWELSYRLGMRPWISVAFSAPVAAATSIFLVYPLGQGSFSEGMPLGISGTFHFMLAFQADHNILMHPLHMLGVAGIFTGAVLAALHGSLVTSSLIRETTVRESINQGYHFGQQEATYNLVAGHLGYLGRLLIPSLGFKNSRSVHFLLASIPVVGIWCASAAISVMAFNLNGFNFNQSILDSQGRTIPTEADLLNRANLGIRSMHAPNTHHFPLTLASGKATVIS, from the coding sequence ATGACCAATGTATTTCCTCGCCAAAAAGAACTCGATTTCGGTCAACTGTGGTCAAACTTTTGTGAATGGATCACCAGTACCAATCAACGCCTTTACATTGGTTGGTTTGGAGTCTTAATGATCCCAACACTGCTAGTGGCTACCATTAGTTTTATTCTGGCTTTTTTGGTGGCTCCCCCAGTTGATATGGAAGGAATCAGAGAACCGATTATTGGTTCCCTCTTGGGGGGTAATAACCTCATCAGTGCTGCTGTGATCCCAACTTCGGCTGCCATTGGATTACATTTTTATCCCATCTGGGAAGCTGCTTCGATTGATGAATGGCTCTATAATGGGGGACCTTATCAATTGATCATTTGTCACTTTTTAATCGGGATTTGGTGCTATTTAGGGCGTTTATGGGAATTAAGTTATCGATTAGGAATGCGGCCTTGGATTTCCGTCGCTTTTTCTGCCCCTGTAGCTGCTGCTACTTCTATCTTTCTCGTTTATCCTCTGGGACAAGGCAGTTTTTCCGAAGGAATGCCGTTAGGTATTAGTGGCACGTTTCACTTTATGTTAGCGTTTCAAGCTGACCATAATATTTTGATGCACCCATTGCATATGTTAGGGGTTGCAGGTATCTTTACTGGAGCGGTTTTAGCTGCGTTACACGGTTCTTTAGTGACTTCTAGTCTCATACGGGAAACAACTGTCCGTGAATCAATCAATCAAGGATACCATTTTGGTCAACAAGAGGCCACTTATAATCTGGTTGCTGGACATCTAGGCTATTTAGGCCGTCTTCTCATCCCTAGCTTGGGCTTCAAAAATAGCCGTTCCGTTCATTTTCTGTTAGCATCCATTCCAGTGGTAGGAATTTGGTGTGCATCGGCTGCAATTAGCGTGATGGCTTTCAATTTAAACGGGTTTAACTTTAATCAATCCATTCTTGATAGTCAAGGTAGAACAATTCCCACAGAAGCGGATCTTCTCAATCGTGCTAATCTAGGAATTCGTTCGATGCACGCTCCGAATACTCATCACTTTCCTTTAACCTTAGCCAGTGGTAAGGCTACAGTGATCAGTTAA
- a CDS encoding choice-of-anchor E domain-containing protein: protein MNSALKALTTLASSSVVAMALASESNAATMVQMFDYDIPETATPFPEPFDFTLPGFDSALGMLTGITIQTTVNSTGIVSIFNATGTNQDFINATSAVTLTVTAPTTTINTTATAIEPSGTVIPGQNDFPGQMGTQVSNTIIEPGDFGAYIGGMLNLSFMANALAGSYSGTAPSGVFFGGSANVGGNVAIIYTYEVEDNVPGNPPRTPEPGTIAGLLAIGATGLASRRRKS, encoded by the coding sequence ATGAATTCAGCCTTAAAAGCCTTGACTACTTTGGCTTCTAGTTCTGTTGTTGCTATGGCATTAGCCAGTGAATCTAATGCAGCAACCATGGTACAGATGTTTGATTACGACATCCCAGAAACTGCAACACCTTTCCCAGAGCCATTCGATTTCACGTTGCCTGGTTTTGATTCTGCATTAGGAATGCTAACTGGTATAACCATTCAAACAACCGTTAATAGCACTGGTATCGTTTCCATTTTTAATGCCACAGGAACTAATCAAGACTTCATTAATGCAACTTCTGCGGTTACGTTGACTGTGACAGCCCCCACAACAACTATTAATACCACTGCAACTGCAATTGAACCATCAGGTACAGTTATCCCTGGTCAGAACGACTTCCCAGGACAAATGGGAACTCAAGTATCTAATACAATTATTGAGCCTGGTGATTTTGGTGCTTATATTGGTGGGATGCTCAATCTAAGCTTTATGGCTAATGCTCTTGCTGGATCATATAGTGGGACAGCCCCTTCAGGAGTTTTCTTTGGTGGTAGTGCGAATGTTGGTGGTAACGTGGCGATTATATACACCTATGAAGTTGAGGATAACGTCCCTGGTAATCCCCCTCGTACTCCTGAACCTGGAACCATCGCTGGTTTATTGGCTATAGGTGCTACGGGTTTAGCCAGTCGTCGTCGTAAATCTTAA
- a CDS encoding helix-turn-helix domain-containing protein, which yields MPKQAFIAPHLSTEELKEKYRKAKDSVEARRWHFLWKVANGWTVKNSAIAVGISNSYGWKILKSYNGKGIEGVNNEKKERQEHSRGFIPLLNDEQFQKLTKVIKKKSPDGGLWTGPKVARWIEKETGRKKVWNQRGWDYLKKLKYSWQKPRPKHRKGDSIAG from the coding sequence ATGCCTAAACAAGCTTTCATTGCTCCTCATTTAAGTACAGAAGAACTTAAAGAAAAATATCGCAAGGCGAAAGACTCAGTAGAAGCTAGAAGGTGGCACTTTTTGTGGAAAGTTGCTAATGGTTGGACAGTCAAAAATAGTGCCATAGCCGTAGGAATTAGTAATAGTTATGGATGGAAAATTTTAAAAAGCTATAACGGAAAAGGAATTGAAGGAGTGAATAATGAAAAGAAAGAACGTCAAGAACATTCAAGAGGATTTATCCCCTTATTGAATGATGAACAATTTCAAAAACTAACAAAAGTAATTAAAAAGAAATCCCCTGATGGTGGATTATGGACAGGTCCGAAGGTAGCACGGTGGATAGAAAAAGAAACAGGAAGAAAAAAAGTTTGGAATCAAAGGGGGTGGGATTATTTAAAAAAGCTCAAATATTCCTGGCAGAAACCGAGACCGAAACATAGAAAAGGTGATAGTATAGCAGGGTAA
- a CDS encoding ISAs1-like element ISCysp6 family transposase gives MAKGFADQKQSSKKKKEKGNIASIDEIQNNLLGYVKEIEDPRVQRSKKHLLKDVLAIAILAVIAGSQGWEDMENYGIAKQEWLSEFLELPHGIPSDDTFRRVFERIDPESLQKCLQKWVQSIMNSIQGEIIPIDGKTLRGSYDRNAGQCALYTVTAWASQQSLVLGQVKVENYSNEITAIPALLELLDITGSIITIDAMGTQTSIIQQICRQKADYIVTLKANHPTLFSQVKQWFTDTQNNGWDGIEHDYYKSVTKGHHRTEKRYVWAIPVAAMGELYQQQQWHGLQTIVVVERIRHLWNKTTHDIQFYLTSLPPNAQFLCHAIRTHWSIENNLHWTLDVTFSEDQCRIRSEYSPQNFALLRRLALNVLHQEKTFKRSLRQKMKQAAMNNNYMMTVLNSFCQADFR, from the coding sequence ATGGCCAAGGGGTTTGCAGACCAAAAACAATCTAGTAAGAAAAAAAAGGAAAAGGGAAATATAGCATCTATTGATGAAATCCAAAACAATTTATTAGGCTATGTCAAAGAAATAGAAGATCCTAGAGTACAAAGAAGCAAAAAACACCTCCTTAAAGATGTATTGGCGATCGCTATATTGGCAGTCATTGCAGGGTCCCAAGGTTGGGAAGATATGGAGAACTATGGTATCGCAAAACAGGAGTGGTTATCAGAGTTTCTAGAACTCCCTCACGGAATCCCGAGTGATGACACATTTAGAAGAGTTTTTGAGAGAATTGATCCAGAATCGCTGCAAAAATGCCTACAAAAATGGGTTCAATCTATAATGAATTCAATTCAAGGAGAAATTATCCCCATCGATGGCAAAACATTAAGGGGTTCTTACGATCGCAACGCCGGACAGTGCGCTTTATATACGGTCACAGCGTGGGCATCCCAGCAGAGTCTGGTGTTAGGACAAGTCAAAGTTGAAAACTACTCCAATGAAATTACGGCCATTCCTGCCTTACTCGAACTATTAGACATTACAGGCTCGATCATTACCATTGATGCAATGGGAACTCAAACCAGCATTATCCAACAAATTTGTCGGCAAAAAGCTGACTACATTGTTACTCTCAAAGCTAACCATCCTACTTTATTTTCTCAAGTCAAGCAATGGTTTACTGATACCCAAAACAATGGCTGGGATGGCATTGAACATGATTACTACAAAAGTGTAACCAAGGGCCACCACCGCACCGAGAAACGATACGTTTGGGCTATACCAGTAGCAGCTATGGGAGAGCTTTACCAGCAACAACAATGGCATGGACTGCAAACTATTGTCGTAGTCGAACGCATCCGTCACTTGTGGAACAAGACTACCCACGATATTCAGTTTTATCTGACCTCTTTACCTCCCAATGCCCAATTCCTTTGCCATGCGATCCGCACCCATTGGAGCATTGAGAATAACCTTCATTGGACACTCGATGTCACTTTTTCTGAAGATCAATGCCGTATTCGGTCAGAATATAGTCCACAGAACTTTGCTCTTCTAAGACGATTGGCTCTTAATGTTCTCCATCAAGAAAAAACATTTAAACGTAGTCTTCGCCAGAAAATGAAGCAAGCTGCTATGAACAACAACTATATGATGACTGTTCTCAATTCCTTCTGTCAAGCGGATTTTAGATGA
- a CDS encoding SMI1/KNR4 family protein yields the protein MSALIESLEIIKQYLIEHPPKYHSEIVSRLKPGLSHQQIREISKNFPYTLPKEIYELYQWHNGIDDSGDKGGWNYFISAVGGVFGYLPLEEALKKSQNFLNLKLSSQDDIIEQYEPNWLLIFDQASDVNAAGVVVVIENQNTYVRSFDPEDGFYGIIHSSLTNMMLSNAIRKGNLSGKDFSGGDFRNLHLHTG from the coding sequence ATGTCTGCTTTGATAGAGTCCTTAGAAATAATTAAGCAATATCTTATCGAACATCCACCAAAATATCATTCTGAAATTGTTTCTAGATTAAAGCCAGGACTTTCTCATCAACAAATTAGGGAAATTAGTAAAAATTTTCCATATACTTTACCAAAAGAAATCTATGAGCTATATCAGTGGCATAACGGAATTGATGATTCTGGAGACAAAGGGGGATGGAATTATTTTATTTCTGCTGTTGGAGGCGTATTTGGATATCTTCCATTGGAAGAAGCTTTAAAAAAATCTCAGAATTTTCTAAATCTTAAACTAAGTTCTCAGGATGATATCATAGAACAATACGAACCAAATTGGCTGTTAATTTTCGATCAAGCTTCAGATGTTAATGCAGCGGGTGTTGTTGTGGTCATAGAGAATCAAAATACTTATGTTAGATCTTTCGATCCAGAGGATGGGTTTTACGGGATTATTCATTCTAGTCTCACAAATATGATGCTTAGTAACGCCATTAGAAAAGGAAATTTAAGTGGTAAAGACTTCAGTGGAGGTGATTTTAGAAACTTACATCTTCATACAGGGTAA
- a CDS encoding SulP family inorganic anion transporter: MSITNTIHFRNVKGDIFGGLTAAVIALPMALTFGVASGAGASSGLWGAILIGFFAALFGGTPTLISEPTGPMTVVMTSVIASLTAANPEQGLAMAFTVVMLAGLFQILFGVFKLGKYVTLMPYTVISGFMSGIGVILIILQIAPFLGQASPKGGVVGTVQNIPNLITNINSTTSLETLLAVITVGILFFYPRKLKKYMPPQLLALIVGSLIAVFLFGDADIRRIGEISVGLPSLQVPTFTAAQLRTMFVDALVLAMLGCIDALLTSLVADSLTRTEHDSNKELIGQGLGNLVSGLFGGIAGAGATMGTVVNIQTGGRTAVSGLTRALVLLVVVLGLSQYLQGIPLAVLAGIALKVGIDIVDWGFLKRAHKISVKAALIMYGVIGLTVFVDLIVAVGVGVFVANILTIERLSNHRADKVKAVTYDDEEIDLKPEEKQLLEEANGRVLLFYLSGPMIFGVAKAISREHNLINDYQALVLDLSEVPILGVTSSLALENAIQEAVEKGRHVFLVGVSGQAESRLRKLGVMDIVSPDHIMSDRITALKEAVMSVEPYKIEHPS; this comes from the coding sequence ATGTCAATTACCAATACGATTCACTTTAGAAATGTCAAGGGCGATATCTTCGGTGGGCTAACGGCCGCGGTTATCGCGTTACCAATGGCATTAACATTCGGGGTCGCTTCTGGTGCAGGAGCGTCTTCTGGGTTGTGGGGAGCCATTTTAATCGGCTTTTTTGCAGCCCTTTTCGGAGGAACCCCTACCCTAATCTCTGAACCCACTGGTCCGATGACAGTGGTGATGACCTCAGTTATTGCCAGTTTAACCGCAGCTAATCCTGAGCAGGGGTTAGCCATGGCTTTTACTGTTGTTATGTTGGCCGGGTTGTTCCAAATTCTCTTTGGGGTGTTTAAACTGGGGAAATACGTTACTCTGATGCCTTATACAGTGATTTCTGGCTTTATGTCAGGCATTGGGGTGATTCTAATTATTTTGCAAATTGCTCCCTTTCTCGGCCAAGCCAGTCCAAAAGGGGGAGTGGTTGGAACGGTGCAGAATATACCCAACCTCATCACCAATATCAATTCCACCACGTCCTTAGAAACCCTCTTAGCGGTTATCACTGTGGGCATTCTTTTCTTCTATCCTCGTAAGTTGAAGAAGTATATGCCACCTCAGTTACTTGCTTTAATTGTGGGGAGTTTAATTGCTGTATTCCTGTTTGGTGATGCTGATATTCGCCGTATTGGGGAGATATCTGTCGGTTTACCCAGTTTACAAGTTCCAACCTTTACGGCTGCTCAACTGCGGACGATGTTTGTGGACGCTTTAGTATTAGCCATGTTGGGTTGTATCGATGCGTTACTCACATCCCTGGTGGCAGACAGCTTAACCCGTACAGAACACGATTCTAACAAAGAATTAATCGGTCAAGGACTAGGTAATTTAGTCTCTGGTTTATTCGGTGGTATCGCCGGTGCTGGTGCAACCATGGGAACTGTGGTTAATATTCAAACTGGGGGTAGAACTGCTGTTTCTGGTTTAACTCGGGCCTTAGTTTTACTTGTCGTGGTGTTAGGGTTAAGTCAATATCTGCAAGGTATTCCCTTAGCCGTTTTAGCAGGTATCGCCTTAAAAGTCGGTATCGATATTGTGGACTGGGGTTTCCTCAAACGCGCTCACAAAATCTCTGTTAAAGCTGCTTTGATCATGTACGGGGTGATTGGATTAACCGTATTTGTTGATTTAATTGTAGCGGTTGGGGTAGGTGTGTTTGTGGCTAACATTCTTACCATTGAACGTTTATCGAATCATCGGGCTGATAAAGTTAAAGCAGTAACTTATGATGATGAAGAAATCGATCTCAAACCCGAAGAAAAACAGTTATTAGAAGAAGCGAATGGTAGAGTGCTTCTCTTCTATCTCAGTGGTCCAATGATTTTTGGTGTAGCTAAAGCTATCTCTCGTGAACATAATCTTATCAACGATTATCAGGCATTGGTATTAGACTTATCGGAAGTTCCCATTTTAGGGGTAACCTCTTCTTTAGCGTTAGAAAATGCCATTCAAGAGGCTGTAGAAAAAGGTCGTCACGTCTTTTTAGTTGGAGTGAGTGGACAAGCAGAAAGCCGTTTGAGAAAGTTAGGGGTGATGGATATTGTTTCTCCTGATCATATTATGAGCGATCGCATCACGGCTTTAAAAGAAGCTGTCATGTCTGTTGAGCCATATAAAATAGAACACCCAAGTTAG
- a CDS encoding glycoside hydrolase family 13 protein gives MGKSRNPNAEKWWETGVIYQIYPLTFADSDGDGIGDLQGIIKKLDYLNDGDPDSEISLGIDAIWLSPINQSPMIDNGYDVSDYYDISDTFGSLEDFDLLLSESHQRGIKIILDLVVNHTSNQHSWFIASSQSKDNPKSNWYHWQDPAPDGGVPNNWLSYFGGTGWTFNEVRQQYYYHTFNENQPDLNWGHSDVKRAIFQVIRFWLDRGVDGFRLDASSVYSKDKYYRYNPVKFGATDKNNYNNQHHLYDKNQPENHHLIREIRNTIDEYEDRVLIGETFIDNRLYDSTMFYGVNNDELHLAFTFEFPFSPWYPGYLQREIIKKELITPEGAWPTYFLDNHDIPRHLSRWIECSLCTNPLGIAQASAAILLTIRGTPFLYYGQEIGMVDNLDIPPDQIKDKAIIKSDSGELPPPRDGARTPMQWNDDVNAGFSFGKDVDPWLPVNENYTEKNVEKELKDRHSLLNFYRQLIKARKNSEALRFGRWNSLIHYPYEHLAYTRKTEAETVLVLINFSYEKDLTIDEYIAPYTWEVLVSNEREVGKIIDLPSKLYPFEVSVLRRDN, from the coding sequence ATGGGAAAAAGCAGAAACCCTAATGCTGAAAAATGGTGGGAAACGGGTGTCATTTATCAAATTTATCCCTTAACCTTTGCCGATAGTGATGGCGATGGAATTGGAGATTTACAAGGAATTATCAAAAAATTAGACTATCTTAATGATGGCGATCCCGACAGTGAAATATCCTTAGGAATTGATGCTATTTGGTTATCTCCTATTAATCAATCTCCTATGATCGATAATGGATATGATGTCAGTGATTATTATGATATTAGTGATACCTTTGGTAGCTTAGAAGACTTTGATCTGTTATTGTCTGAGTCTCATCAAAGAGGAATTAAAATTATTTTAGATTTAGTTGTCAATCATACCTCTAATCAACATAGTTGGTTTATTGCATCTAGTCAGAGTAAAGATAATCCAAAAAGTAATTGGTATCATTGGCAAGATCCTGCACCAGATGGAGGAGTTCCCAATAATTGGTTATCCTATTTTGGGGGAACAGGTTGGACATTTAACGAAGTCAGACAACAATATTACTATCATACCTTTAATGAAAACCAACCCGATTTAAACTGGGGTCATTCGGACGTTAAAAGAGCAATTTTTCAAGTGATTCGTTTTTGGTTAGATAGAGGGGTTGATGGGTTTAGATTAGATGCGTCTAGTGTTTATAGTAAAGATAAATATTATCGTTATAATCCTGTAAAATTTGGGGCAACAGACAAAAATAATTATAATAATCAACACCACTTATACGATAAAAATCAACCAGAAAATCATCACTTAATACGAGAAATAAGAAACACCATTGATGAGTATGAAGATAGGGTTTTAATTGGGGAAACGTTCATCGATAATCGACTCTATGATTCAACTATGTTTTATGGCGTTAATAACGATGAATTGCACCTTGCTTTTACATTTGAATTTCCTTTTAGTCCTTGGTATCCTGGCTATTTACAGCGAGAAATTATCAAAAAAGAACTCATTACTCCTGAAGGCGCATGGCCAACCTACTTTTTAGATAACCACGATATTCCTAGACATTTATCTCGTTGGATTGAGTGTAGTTTGTGTACCAATCCTTTAGGAATTGCTCAAGCATCGGCAGCTATTTTATTGACCATTCGAGGAACTCCTTTTTTATACTATGGTCAAGAAATTGGCATGGTGGATAATTTGGATATTCCTCCCGATCAAATTAAAGACAAAGCTATCATTAAAAGCGATAGTGGAGAATTACCTCCTCCTAGGGACGGTGCCAGAACCCCCATGCAATGGAATGATGATGTTAATGCCGGGTTTAGCTTTGGAAAAGACGTTGATCCTTGGCTTCCTGTTAACGAAAATTATACAGAAAAAAATGTAGAAAAAGAGTTAAAAGATCGCCATTCTTTATTAAACTTTTATCGACAGTTAATTAAAGCCAGAAAAAATAGCGAAGCGTTACGGTTTGGTCGCTGGAATAGCTTAATTCATTATCCTTACGAACATTTAGCTTATACTCGAAAAACTGAAGCCGAAACCGTATTAGTTTTGATTAACTTTTCCTATGAAAAAGATTTAACCATCGATGAATATATTGCGCCCTATACTTGGGAAGTGTTAGTCTCAAACGAGAGAGAAGTCGGTAAAATTATCGACTTACCCTCCAAATTATACCCTTTTGAAGTTTCCGTATTAAGACGAGATAATTAA
- a CDS encoding TIGR03790 family protein: MSKKLLFVIALGGIVLGLNGCQWWPLKQQNKELAIIINHADPLSVQIGQYYRQKRNIPTNYILEIIFDPSVTTLSPKDFARIKQEVDALTPPDVKGYALTWTKPYRVDCMSITSAFALGFDTSHCAKGCQAIAANPYFNSNRSQPFLDFGIRPTMTIAATSFEDAKALIHRGLASDYTHPQGTAYLMDTKDKARNVRSSLYSTTIKQLSAKIPIEVIKDNVLKDKKDVLFYFTGVSKVGQLDSNRFLPGAIADHLTSFGGQLTDSGQMSSLEWLKAGATGSYGTVVEPCNFVQKFPHPGIAMYHYLQGDNLLHAYWKSVAWVGQGIFIGEPLARPFGNLDNH; encoded by the coding sequence ATGAGCAAAAAATTACTGTTTGTGATCGCTTTAGGGGGAATAGTCCTAGGATTAAATGGGTGTCAATGGTGGCCACTGAAACAACAAAATAAAGAATTAGCGATTATTATTAACCATGCTGATCCTCTAAGTGTTCAAATTGGTCAATATTATCGTCAAAAACGCAATATTCCCACTAACTATATCCTTGAAATTATTTTCGATCCTAGCGTTACCACGTTATCTCCCAAAGACTTTGCACGCATTAAACAAGAAGTCGATGCTTTAACTCCTCCTGACGTGAAAGGATATGCTTTAACTTGGACAAAACCCTATCGAGTCGATTGTATGTCCATTACCAGTGCTTTTGCTTTAGGATTTGATACCAGTCACTGTGCCAAGGGATGTCAAGCGATCGCTGCTAATCCTTACTTTAATAGTAACCGTTCTCAACCGTTTCTTGATTTCGGGATTCGTCCTACCATGACCATTGCTGCTACAAGTTTTGAGGACGCAAAAGCTTTAATTCATCGAGGTTTGGCTTCAGATTATACCCATCCTCAAGGAACTGCCTATTTAATGGATACCAAAGATAAAGCCCGTAATGTACGTTCTAGTTTATACTCAACCACTATTAAGCAATTGTCTGCCAAAATTCCTATTGAAGTTATTAAAGACAATGTTTTAAAAGATAAAAAGGATGTTTTATTTTATTTTACAGGGGTCAGTAAAGTGGGACAATTAGACAGCAATCGCTTTCTTCCAGGGGCGATCGCCGATCATCTCACATCTTTTGGGGGACAACTAACTGATAGTGGTCAAATGAGTAGTCTGGAGTGGTTAAAAGCGGGTGCAACCGGTAGTTACGGAACAGTCGTTGAACCCTGTAATTTTGTTCAGAAATTTCCCCATCCAGGGATTGCCATGTATCATTATTTGCAAGGAGATAACTTATTACACGCTTATTGGAAAAGTGTTGCTTGGGTTGGCCAAGGAATTTTTATCGGAGAACCCTTAGCCCGTCCTTTTGGAAATTTGGATAATCATTAA
- a CDS encoding methyltransferase family protein, whose translation MKPIIFWLTVSSDLLLLSSLIGTLVIPKFRAWPPPYQNSWQFYYNWTLFIIAFLGIFLLGIYDWNSFILNHWFRLIIGGILLISGFFLAFWAVKAISIHDSLGLEGELITKGVYNYSRNPEYIGDLILFLGYSLLTNSWMVMITDTGLALWFFLAPFTEEPWLQERYGEEYEKYIEQVPRFM comes from the coding sequence ATGAAACCCATCATTTTTTGGCTAACGGTTTCTTCTGACTTACTACTGCTTAGTTCTCTCATTGGTACATTAGTCATCCCTAAATTTAGAGCGTGGCCGCCTCCTTATCAAAACTCGTGGCAATTCTATTACAATTGGACACTATTTATTATTGCCTTTTTGGGAATATTCTTGTTAGGGATTTACGATTGGAATAGCTTTATTCTTAATCACTGGTTCAGATTGATTATAGGGGGGATTTTGCTCATTTCTGGCTTTTTCTTGGCGTTTTGGGCAGTAAAAGCCATTAGCATACATGATTCTTTAGGGTTAGAAGGAGAATTAATAACCAAAGGAGTTTATAATTATTCTCGAAATCCAGAGTATATCGGAGATTTAATTTTGTTTTTAGGATATTCATTACTAACAAATTCTTGGATGGTGATGATTACAGATACAGGGTTAGCTTTGTGGTTTTTCTTGGCTCCTTTTACTGAAGAACCTTGGCTTCAAGAACGTTACGGAGAAGAATACGAAAAATATATTGAACAAGTTCCTCGCTTCATGTAA